The Cervus canadensis isolate Bull #8, Minnesota chromosome X, ASM1932006v1, whole genome shotgun sequence genome contains a region encoding:
- the DUSP9 gene encoding dual specificity protein phosphatase 9 isoform X1, which translates to MAGAGATQPGNDPPRAAVAVSGTSASDPSPRDHAPAPEARRAGSREAMEGLGRSCLWLRRELSPPRPRLLLLDCRSRELYESARIGGALSVALPALLLRRLRRGSLSVRALLPGPPLQPPPPAPVLLYDQGGGRHRRTEAEAEEWEADSVLGTLLQKLREEGYLAYYLQGGFSRFQAECPHLCETSLDRRGSPSMAPLPSPVVGLGGLCLGSDCSDADSEPDRDAMSCGLDSEGATPPPAGLLPSFPVQILPNLYLGSARDSANVESLAKLGIRYILNVTPNLPNLFEKNGDFHYKQIPISDHWSQNLSQFFPEAIAFIDEALSQNYGVLVHCLAGVSRSVTVTVAYLMQKLHLSLNDAYDLVKRKKSNISPNFSFMGQLLDFERSLQLEERRAQERGSGGQESAASDPPSFFTTPTSDGVFELDAT; encoded by the exons A TGGCCGGGGCCGGGGCAACCCAGCCCGGGAACGACCCCCCTCGAGCCGCGGTGGCTGTGTCCGGGACATCCGCGAGCGACCCCTCGCCGCGGGATCACGCTCCAG CTCCGGAAGCCCGACGTGCCGGGAGCCGCGAAGCCATGGAGGGTCTGGGCCGCTCGTGCCTGTGGCTGCGCCGGGAGCTATCGCCCCCGCGCCCGCGGCTGCTGCTGCTCGACTGCCGCAGCCGTGAGCTCTACGAGTCGGCGCGCATCGGCGGGGCGCTGAGCGTGGCCCTGCCCGCGCTGCTGCTGCGCCGCCTGCGGCGGGGGAGCCTGTCGGTGCGAGCGCTCCTGCCTGGGCCGCCGCTGCAGCCACCGCCGCCCGCCCCGGTGCTCCTGTACGACCAGGGCGGGGGCCGGCACCGGCGCACCGAGGCCGAGGCTGAGGAGTGGGAGGCCGACTCGGTGCTGGGCACTCTGCTGCAGAAGCTTCGGGAGGAAGGCTACCTGGCCTACTACCTACAGG GTGGCTTCAGCAGATTCCAGGCCGAGTGCCCTCACCTCTGTGAGACCAGCCTCGACCGCCGGGGGAGCCCAAGCATGGCCCCACTGCCCAGCCcagtggtggggctggggggcctGTGCCTGGGCTCCGACTGCTCTGATGCGGATTCCGAGCCTGACCGCGATGCAATGAGCTGCGGCCTGGATTCGGAGGGTGCCACGCCCCCGCCAGCAGGGCTGCTGCCGTCCTTCCCTGTCCAGATCCTGCCCAACCTCTACCTGGGCAGTGCCCGCGATTCGGCCAACGTGGAGAGCTTGGCCAAGCTGGGCATCCGCTACATCCTTAATGTCACCCCCAACCTCCCCAACCTCTTCGAGAAGAATGGCGACTTTCACTACAAGCAGATCCCCATCTCAGACCACTGGAGCCAGAACTTGTCCCAGTTCTTTCCGGAGGCCATTGCGTTCATCG ACGAGGCCTTGTCGCAGAACTACGGGGTGCTCGTTCACTGTCTGGCGGGCGTCAGCCGGTCCGTCACTGTCACCGTGGCCTACCTCATGCAGAAGCTGCACCTCTCGCTCAATGACGCCTACGATCTGGTCAAGAGGAAGAAGTCCAACATCTCGCCCAACTTCAGCTTCATGGGGCAGCTGCTGGACTTCGAGCGCAGCCTGCAGCTGGAAGAGCGCCGTGCCCAGGAGAGGGGCAGTGGGGGGCAGGAGTCGGCTGCCTCTGATCCCCCCTCTTTCTTCACCACCCCGACCAGTGATGGCGTCTTCGAGCTGGATGCCACATAG
- the DUSP9 gene encoding dual specificity protein phosphatase 9 isoform X2 produces MEGLGRSCLWLRRELSPPRPRLLLLDCRSRELYESARIGGALSVALPALLLRRLRRGSLSVRALLPGPPLQPPPPAPVLLYDQGGGRHRRTEAEAEEWEADSVLGTLLQKLREEGYLAYYLQGGFSRFQAECPHLCETSLDRRGSPSMAPLPSPVVGLGGLCLGSDCSDADSEPDRDAMSCGLDSEGATPPPAGLLPSFPVQILPNLYLGSARDSANVESLAKLGIRYILNVTPNLPNLFEKNGDFHYKQIPISDHWSQNLSQFFPEAIAFIDEALSQNYGVLVHCLAGVSRSVTVTVAYLMQKLHLSLNDAYDLVKRKKSNISPNFSFMGQLLDFERSLQLEERRAQERGSGGQESAASDPPSFFTTPTSDGVFELDAT; encoded by the exons ATGGAGGGTCTGGGCCGCTCGTGCCTGTGGCTGCGCCGGGAGCTATCGCCCCCGCGCCCGCGGCTGCTGCTGCTCGACTGCCGCAGCCGTGAGCTCTACGAGTCGGCGCGCATCGGCGGGGCGCTGAGCGTGGCCCTGCCCGCGCTGCTGCTGCGCCGCCTGCGGCGGGGGAGCCTGTCGGTGCGAGCGCTCCTGCCTGGGCCGCCGCTGCAGCCACCGCCGCCCGCCCCGGTGCTCCTGTACGACCAGGGCGGGGGCCGGCACCGGCGCACCGAGGCCGAGGCTGAGGAGTGGGAGGCCGACTCGGTGCTGGGCACTCTGCTGCAGAAGCTTCGGGAGGAAGGCTACCTGGCCTACTACCTACAGG GTGGCTTCAGCAGATTCCAGGCCGAGTGCCCTCACCTCTGTGAGACCAGCCTCGACCGCCGGGGGAGCCCAAGCATGGCCCCACTGCCCAGCCcagtggtggggctggggggcctGTGCCTGGGCTCCGACTGCTCTGATGCGGATTCCGAGCCTGACCGCGATGCAATGAGCTGCGGCCTGGATTCGGAGGGTGCCACGCCCCCGCCAGCAGGGCTGCTGCCGTCCTTCCCTGTCCAGATCCTGCCCAACCTCTACCTGGGCAGTGCCCGCGATTCGGCCAACGTGGAGAGCTTGGCCAAGCTGGGCATCCGCTACATCCTTAATGTCACCCCCAACCTCCCCAACCTCTTCGAGAAGAATGGCGACTTTCACTACAAGCAGATCCCCATCTCAGACCACTGGAGCCAGAACTTGTCCCAGTTCTTTCCGGAGGCCATTGCGTTCATCG ACGAGGCCTTGTCGCAGAACTACGGGGTGCTCGTTCACTGTCTGGCGGGCGTCAGCCGGTCCGTCACTGTCACCGTGGCCTACCTCATGCAGAAGCTGCACCTCTCGCTCAATGACGCCTACGATCTGGTCAAGAGGAAGAAGTCCAACATCTCGCCCAACTTCAGCTTCATGGGGCAGCTGCTGGACTTCGAGCGCAGCCTGCAGCTGGAAGAGCGCCGTGCCCAGGAGAGGGGCAGTGGGGGGCAGGAGTCGGCTGCCTCTGATCCCCCCTCTTTCTTCACCACCCCGACCAGTGATGGCGTCTTCGAGCTGGATGCCACATAG